Genomic segment of Umezawaea sp. Da 62-37:
TGCTGCGGGAGTGGCAGGCGCCGGACTGCGTGCTCGGCTTGGGCCCGGAGCAGTACCCGCCGCGGTACACGGCGTGGAAAACGAATCGGCACCGGCGCATCGGCACCGCGCTGCCCGGCGGGGAAAGCCTCGAGGACCTCCACACGCGGGCCCGAGCCGCACGCGACACCGCAGACCTGCTCGCCGACGGCGTCACCGGCCTGGGCGGGCCGGTGGTGATCGTGTCCCACCAGCTCCTGATCGGCGCCGTCGCCGCGCTCACCACCTGTGCCCCGGCCGGAGAGCCGACCGTGGCCGCGGTGTTCGCCGCCGCCACGCGGTTCCGGCTCGACCCGGCGTCCTGGTGGGTGCCCGGCTAGGCCAGGTCGGTGGCTTCGGCGACCAGCGCGTCGACGTTGTCCAGCACGAAGCCCCGCAGCACGGCGGGCTTCAGGTCGATCGTGTCGACCTGGTGGATCGGGACGTGCACGACCTCGTAGCCGCCGCGGCGGCCGTCGGTCCACTCCTCACCTGTGCGCGCGGCCTCGTCCAGCGTGCGCAGCCGCGCGATGAAGACCTCCTGCACCGACACCCCGCCACTAGTGGGGGAGGAGATCAGCAGGACCCGGCCGCCGACCGCGGCCGTCGCACCGAGTTCCTCGGCCAACTCCCGCTCCAGCGCTGCCTCTGCCGTGGCGTCGGCGTCGTCGATCCCGCCGCCGGGGCTGGTCCAGTACGGGGACTGCCCCTGTTTGGTGCGTTTGATCAGCACCAACCGCTGCTGGTCGTCCAGCAGTAACGCGCGCGCCGAGCGGCGCACGATCGGGGACGTCGACATGGTCACGCGAAGGCTCTTTTCGGCCGGGAACGAGGTGGTGGACCAGTGTCCCGCCCAGCGCCCAGTCCGTACCAATCGCTGGTCCGGAGCAGGACGTTCGGACGTCGGTGTGGTCTGGGAGTTGGGTTGGCAGGGCGACGCGGACACGACTCCCGCGCTGCCGACGAAGGAGACGCGACCGCCGCCCGGTGCGGTGCGAGCCTGGCGCTGGGCTTCCGGTCCCCGGCTCGCGGCGCCTGGGGTAGCGGCTCCCCGGAAAAGATCCGGACGGATAGGGGGTGTTTCCCGGTCGGACCGCGACTAGTGGGTTAACGGCGCATCAACGCGGCGAGGGACCCTCCGGGCCTGGAGGGTCCCTCTATTCGCAGCGCTAACCCAGGTAGCCGTTAGGAACCGAGGAGCACCGCACCATGAGCCTAATGCCGTCGAACGGTAACGCGCCGGACGGCCGTCACGACGAGAACGACCCCGAAACATGGAGCGCGATGGTCCACCAGCTGCTCGGCGATCCTCGCCGAATCCGAAGCCTGTGCCTGCTCACCCTGTTCTTCGTGGGGATCATCGTGATCGCCGTCGCCGCGCTGGCGTTCCTCTCACCGGACGCCCTGAGGATCATCCTGGTCGTTCTGCTCGAGAAGCTGAGCATCGGCTAGGAAATGCGCACCCTGTGAGGGGCCCCGGCTGAGCCGGGGCCCTCACTCGTGCACGTCCGATGCGTACGGCTTCTACTTCTTGCAGTCGTCCCTCGCGTCATCGACCACCCAGGCCGACTTGCGCTTGCCGATCTGGGTGCCGAACTTGAGCTCGCCGATCAGTTTGGGCTCGCCGACCTGGGTGTCGAAGTTGTCATCGACTCCACCCGGCCGATCTTCCACCGATTCCGGGATCGGATCGGACTCCCTGCGCCTGATGTGAAGCATGGGGATTTCGCGGGATAGTGCGAGTCTTCTTGGTGATGTGACAATGAAGGCGTCCAGTGCTGCCTTCGGGATCAATATTGGCAAGACCCGTTCCCTGGCATGCCATAGTCCGTTGGAGAAATCCAGAAGGCTTGTTTTAGTCACGGGCGCATCCGGGAGAACCTTGTTTTCGTTCAAGTCTTCATCAGATTCCTTCCCTGCAAGGATTTCGGCGGCCGCAAGAGCTTGCCATGAGAACAACCAAGAGTCCAAGGCGAAGTCGCTACTTTTGAACGCTACCCATATCTTCCTACCATGCTGATCGGTTTTCGAAACCATGTCCGCGTGCTCATCCGCATGCTTCGCGCCGCTCACGAGCAAAAAGTTTGCCACAGCTGTAGCCAAAGCTGTACGACTGACGACATGCTCCGACTTGACAGGCGAAGAGAACCCGGTGACATCACGGACAAGCCCGCCCCGAGTGTCAAGCAGGTTTTCGGCAGCGGCTTCAGCCCTGGCCGCCGCCACAATTTCGCTGGCGCGCTCTTGGGCTTGACTGATCACTCGCTTCATGGTGGACAACGCGTCATCCACGATCTGGGCCGCCTCGGTCTTGGCGTCGTCGACGATGTTGCGCGCCCACTGGAAGCTGGAAGAGTAAAGGTCAGTGTTCGTGCTTCCGTCGTCGTTCCTCTCGTATGACGGAAGCTCGGCCCGGAGTTCGTCGATCTGACCGAGGAGGCTGTTCACGCCCGACACGCCGTAATTCGTGGCCATCGTCAGGTAGTACTCGGCGGTGCTCAGATCACCCATCGCGATGTAGCCGCGAGCCAGTTCCAGCGCGCCGTGACCGAGTTCGATGCGCCGCATGTCGTCGTCCACCGTCGCCTGCTCGTCGGCCGTGAGCGACTCGGCGCGCGCCTGCACGTCCTCGAAGGTCAGGGGCGGCACGTCCGCGACCCAGGAGATGTCAGGCGCCTGACGCGAGAGCAGGTCTTCGATGTCGTCGCGACCGTCGCCATCAGCGTTCACTTGTCCTCCTTCAAGGTCGTAGGAGATGCCGCGGGAGTAGTGAGTCCTACCTCTGACATATGTTTCCGAAGTTTGACGAGCGCCCGATCGACATGACCTTGTACGCTTTTTACCCTGATCCCCATGTGGTTCGCGACATCCTTCCATGTCAAGCCTTTGACGAACCGAAGGTCAATTGCGGTCCGCTGGGGTTCGGTGAGCTTCGACAACCCTTCGGGTAATGCTCTGTGTCTGCGAATATATTCGTCCTGGTCGCAGATGTCAGGCTGCTCGGCGAACTCTTCTACTGTTTTTAGCTTGATCGCTTCTAGTAGCTTCCGAGAACTGTCCCGCGCACGAAGCCAATCTACAATCTTATTGTCGACAATGCCCCAGATGTAGTTGTTCCAGTTTTTATGGACAGTTTGATCGTAGGACCGGTGGACGCCCAGCCAGATATTCGACTCGATGTCCGTCAATGCTTCGCGGGGTGCCTTCTTGGCTATGTAGTTCCGGATCTTGGGTTGGTACAGCTCGAAGAACTCCTTGAGGGGGAGCCGTTCGCCGCCGCTGGTGGCGGGGGGACCGTCGGCGTCCTCGTCCTCGTCGTCGGGGTTGGTCACGGATGACTCGATCACGACTGGTGGGCCTCCACAGCACGCCCAGCAGGTTCTCGATCACGTTGAGGGCGACTGGTTCGTCGTCCGCCGTTCGTCGTCATGAGGGTCTCCTCGCCGGAGGCGGATGCCGGTTGGTTCCCGCGCTTACCCTGCTAGTCGGGTCTCGACTCGGGAACACCCCCCATCCTGGGCAAAGAATCTTGAAAAACTTCAGGGGCAGCGGCTGAGCTGCCCGGATCGCTGCTCGAGGCCGTTCATGTGGGCCCGCACGACGCCGGAGTCGTGTGCCGTGTCGTAGGCGGTGGTCATCGCCGCGGGCGGGTGAGCAGCGCGTCGAGAAAGCGTTGACCCGCGGCGATGCCGATGCCGGTGGTGAACGCGGCGAGCAACCGCGCGGCGTGGGAGGTCCCGGTGTGACGTGGGTCGGCCGGAGCGGGGATCGGAGCGCCTGGAGGAGGGAAGTCCGGTTCGGGCTGCTCGCGGTCGACGGGTTCCTCGGCCGCGGCCCCGGTGGGGCGGGACAGGCGGTGGACGTGGTGGACGACGTCGGCGAGCTTGGTGGCCACCGGCTGCTCGTTCCAGACGAGCAGTTCGACTCGGCCGAGGCGGGCCAGTTCGGCGAAGCGGCCGTCCGCGCTGCCGACGAGGAAGGTGCGGATGCCGTCGGCGTGGACGCGGTGGGCGTGGGCGAGCAGTGCGAGTTCGGCGGCGTCGGGGCCGGGTGCCACGCGCAGCGGCGCGATCCGCAGCTGGGCCAGCTGCGAGGCGAGCGGATCACCGTCAAGGGTGTCGGGGCGTGCGTAGGCGGCCACCGCGTGGTGGATCGTCCCGGCGGCGGCCAGCAGCGTTTCCAGCCGTGCCCGCAACGGCCGTGGACGGAGTTGGGTGGCGCCGAGATTCTCCAGGTCCAGCAACAGAACTCGATCTTCGGAGATCACGAGGTCCTCTTTCCACTGTGCTCGTCGAGCGTGCTCGTGATGACCCACTCGGTCCTCACCACAGCGCCCCGGAACCCGGCGACGGGAGACGCAGTACAAGATCGTTGTCCGGATCGAGGAGGTACGCAGGACGAGGTTCGCGGTCGTGCTGGCCAAACGCGTCGGTGCTCCGGTCCTGCTCGTGAGGTCGCAGCGGGGATGCTGCTGCGATGAATCGGTTAGATGACGGCTGGTCGTGGGCCTGGCTCTGCTCGTGGCCCGTGCTGACGTCCAGGTTCGCGGTCAGGCGCGGCCTGGGTGCAGATGGTCATGTTAGGAACAGGCTGCCCGCAGTGACGCCGTCAGCTGGCTGATGGTCGAGGTGACCGGGTTCGTGCGGGTCTCGTCCGGGTTGGTTCACGGACGGCGGGGACGTGGCCGCGGCAGGGCGGGTCGGCTCAGTGCCCCCCGCGCGACGTTCACGGACCCCACGGGTAGGTCAGCGCGTCCCGGTCGAACGCGTGGATCAGCTCGGCGTCGGTGACGTGGCTGTCCGGGCGGAGGGAGGAAGTGTTGCCGAGACCGGCCGCGTTGAGCACGGCCCAGACCGCTTAGGCGATGGCCGCGTAGGTGTCGTTCGGCAGGTCGGGCGGCAGGCGCACTTCCAGGTGTCGGGTGTCGTCCACAGTGGCCAGATTGGCAGGGCACCAGCGTGCGCGCCAGTCCCCAATCAGAGGGTTTCCGCAGGTCAATTGGCCAATGGCCAACTCCGTGACCGTCGACGCATGACCCGATGCCGCTCCGGAAGAGTAAGAGAACCGCCATGACCGGGGACCTGTTGTGCCCGGCTCCGCGCCCGCACGGAACCACCCGCGCACCGCTGAGCAGCGGCTGCGACACTGGACGGTGTGATGGCCCCACCACTGCGCGTCGCCGCCCGCGTCATCGCCCTCGACCCCGCCGGACGGGTGCTGCTGGTGCACTATCCAGAACACGGCGGCTTCTGGGCGACACCCGGCGGACGTGTCGAGGACGGCGAAGACCACCGCACCGGTGCCCGCCGCGAACTGGTCGAGGAACTCGGCATCGACGACGCCCGCATCAACCTGCGTGACCAGGTGGCCGAACGCAGCCAGGAACACGAGATCGGCGACCAGGTCGTCCGGCAGGTCGAGCGCTACTTCCTCGCGGAGTTTGGTGCCGAGAACATCAACCCGGCTCAAGCCAACCAGCCCGACACCATCAGCGCCGTTCGGTGGTGGACGCTCTCAGAACTCGCCGACACGACAGAAACGGTCTACCCGCTCGGCCTCGTCGACCTCGTCACGAACATCCAGACCATGGGGATTCCGTCGAGTCCAGTCGTATTGCGGTAGGCACCTTGCGGTGTCCGGACCTAGTTTGCGGGTCTAATCAAGCGGCTTTGGATCCAGCGGACTCGTATCACGCGGTCGTGGTCGACTTGGGGCACCATTGCTGTCATGGGGCGCGAGACCAGCGACGAAGCGTACGTACTCGACCTGTGCGACCAACTGTTGAACGAGGACGGGAAACGTCAGGCCCGCTTCGATTGGTTGATCGGCGACCCAGGCAAGGACGGCCGTGCTCGCACACTGCCCGTTGACAGCCACTGGCCCCGGCACGCTCTGGTGGTGGAGTACCAGGAGATCCAGCACGACCGTCCTAACCAGCACTTCGACAAACCCGACCGACTCACTGAGGCTTTCCGAGTAACCATTCGTGGCGTTGTGTGATCAACCGTTGTGGATCATGTGGTTCGGTGGTTCTCGTGGTGCAGCAGGACAAGCGCCGCCCCGACGATGTCACCCAGCCTCCACGGGCAGCCGCGATAGCGACGCAGGGCCTTGTACGTGGTCTTGAGCAACGAGTTGGCGCGTTCACCCAGGCAACGCAGCGCGCCGTGGATCGCGTTGTAAGCCTGCTGATCCACGGTCAACGACGCGTCCGCGGGCTTCTTGACCGGGATCCGGAAGAGGCCGGGTTCGCCCTCATAGCCCAGATCGGCCAGCGCGAGGGCGCCATCGCCGATCCAGTCCGCGATCCGGCCCAACAGTTCCGGGTCGGTGCGGGCGGCACTCATGTCGTGCTCCCGGCCGGGCCGCACCCCGGAGGTCCACAACGGCCACCCGTCCGGAGCGGACACGACCTGAATGTTCCCACCGTGGTGCTTGTGTTTTCCACTCCACCACAGGTCCACCCCGACGGTGGGGCCGGGAGTGGAGATCCGGTCGGTCCGGATCAGCGTGCCGTCCACGATCACGTGCGAGTACCCGACGACCTTGGCCGCCAACAACGCGCCGTGCAACGACGGCGCGAGCGCCGCGATCCCCTCGTCGCGGTAGGCGTACGCCGTCGAGGACGAGATCCCGTTGTCGCGGGCCAACCCCGACATCCGGGTGTCGTCGAGGAATCACCGCAGCACCAACACCGCCTGCTTGTAGGTTCCCATCGCCCGAGTGGCCTTCCGTGTGCCCCGACGCACCCGTCCATCGTGCAACAGCATGGACAGGAACAGGACGCTGTCCTCCGACACGTCGAGCACAGCCTCGTATGCGACACTCATGACGCGCGGAACTCCTCGTGAAGATGATCTTTGGTAGGACCACCTTCATAGCGGGAGTTCCGCGTCTTTCGTCTCCGCCGCGCCCGAGGCGCGGCACCGAATCCACGGCGATCACACAGCGCCACCAGTCGTTACGCGGAATAGCTCACTGTCAGCGGTGTCCACCGCGGACTGCAACGCGCGCGGTATGACCAGCGCCGAAACGAGCAGATCCCGGCCCACGGACTGCGGCTGGTAGTGATCAAGCCAGCTGACCTCGCCTCCGATCGGCGAGGCCGACTGCTGCGGCACCGGGACGAGGATCTGCGTGCACTTCGCGCCAAGCTCGCGGAGTAGCCGATACCGCGTGCTCGGCACCGAATTCGCAATGTAAGTCCGGACAACCTGCCCTGCCAGCGTCCGAACCTGCTTTGCGGCTCGCAGATCAGCGCCGGGCACACCCGCAAGGTGCAGTCGGAGAGGGCACGGTGGCCTCGGCGACCCGCTCGGCGTGCACCCGGTTGTTCTCCGCGACTTGCGTCGCATGAGCCTGAACCTGCTGGGCATCCACCCGACTGGCTTCCGCAACCTGCTCGGCATGAGCCTGCACCCGCTCGGCGTGGGCCTGCACTTTTTCCCGCTGTGCCAGCTCAAGCTCCTGGGTGCGCTGCCGTCGCGCGGCCAGGTACAAAGCGAACAGTCCGCCGCCGCCGACGGCGACCGACGCGGCGAGCTTGAACACCTCGAGCACCGCGGTGGCCCGCTTGTCCTGCTCCAGTTGCAGGCCGTCGACCCACGTCCACAGCAGCACCGACGCCACAGCGGTCACGGCCAGCACCGCCACCGCGACCGCCGGAACCGTCCACCGCGGCAACGGCGGCCGCACCACCCCCGCTACCGGAGCAGGCGTGTTCACCGGGCTGTCCTCGGAGTTGACCATGTCTCTGCGGTCGTGCATCCCGCCCCCGGCGCTACACCGGACCCGGCACCCGCGACCGCGGTGCCGCGGACCGTCCCGACCCCTCGGGGGACTGGCGTCCTCCACACCCAACTTGGTCGGCTGACCTGTACATATAGCGAGGGCAGAGCCCCGGAGACGTCGCGAGCCGGGCTTACCGGGGCGGGTGCTGAGGAGACGACCGAGTGAACCCGCGCTTCCCGCACCGGCGGTCCTACCGACAGGCAACCGCCGCCACTCGGCCGCCTCTATGACGGTCTGATCGACGTCTGCTCCGGATCGAGGTCGTCGAGTTGCCGCTGTACGCGGTCGGCGTCGGTGGTGCGTCCCAACTGCCGGTACAGCTCCAGGGCTTCCCGCCATACCTCGCCGGTCTGCGCGTGGTGGCCGAGGGCGGCGTGGGGGCGGCCGAGGCTGTCGAGGACATCGGCGGCCGCGGCGGTGTGGCCGAGGGTGCGGAACAGGGTGAGGGCTTGTCGGTAGTGGTCGACGGCCTGGAGGTGGTGGCCGGTGTGGTGTTCGACGAAGGCCAGGCTGTCCAGGGTGGCCGCCTGGCCGTTGAGGTTGTGGTGGCTGCGGTGCAGGGACAGGGCGGCCTGGCAGTGGGTGCGGGCGGTGTCGTAGTCGCCCAGGCACGCGGCGAACCAGCCCACCTGGTTGAGCGTGATGGCCACCCTTCCCGGCTGGCCGAGGACGCGAAAGAGGTCCAGCGCGTGGTGGGCGTGCACCAGAGCCTGCCCGTTGTCCCCTCGAAGCTCCCACACCTGCGCGAAGGTGTGGTGGATGTGGGCCTGCCGCTCGAGGTCCTGGTGCAGTTCCGCGAGGGCGAGGGCTTGGCGCAGGTGGGTGATGGCCTGCTCGTGTCCTCCGAGCACGGCGTGGGCGTGACCGAGCCGTTGGTGGGCGTAGCTGCGGGTGGCGGGCGAGGGCAGGTGGTCGGCGGCATCGGTGGCGGCCTGCCACACGGCCAGATCGTCGTGGCGGTGCCCTCGCCGCCAGTGCAGGGTGCCCAGGGTCCTGGCCAGGTTCCACACGATCTGATGGCGGTGGTGCAGGGCGGCGGTGCGCTGGACGGCGAGCAGATGGGAGTGGTGGGTGTCGAACCAGGCCAGCGCGGCGGCGTGGTCGGACAGCGGGTGTGGCCGTGTGCCGGGCGCGGACGGGTCGAGCGGGGTCGGTGTGCCGTGGGGGTCCAGCAGGCGGTCGGCGGCGGAGGCGGTGTGCAGGTAGAAGTCCGTCACACGCTCCAACGCCGCCGTTCGTGCCGGTTCGGGGAGTGTGTCGTGGGCGTAGGCGACGGCGTAGGCGCGGACCAGGTCGTGCATCGCGTAGCGGCCGTGCGGGTGCCGGTCGAGCAGGGAGTGTTCCTCCAGGACGCGCAGGATCTTGCGTGTTTGCGGCGGTGGCAGGCCGGTGAGCGATGTGACGGCGGACAGGTCGGTGTCCGGGCCGGGGGTGATTCCGAGCAAGGCGAACACCCGTCGCTGCGGTTCGGTGAGGTGGCGCAGGGACCAGGACAGCACCGTGGGCAGGCTGGCGTCGGGATCGTCGTGGTCGAGCATCTCCAGCCCCAGGTCGCGTAGTTCGGTGGCGAACTCGACCAGCGGGATGGTGGGGCGGGTGGCGGCGTGGCGGGCGGTGATCGTCAACGCCAGCGGGTGGCGCCCGCACAGGCCGATCAGCTCGGCGGTCGCACCGGGTTCGGCGGCCACCCGTTCGTCGCCGAGGCGTGCGGCCAGCAGGACGCGGGCCTCGTCGTGGGTGAGGACGTCCAGTTGCAGGTGGCGGGCGCCGTGCCGGTCGATCAGGGACGGCAGTGTGGTGCGGCCGGTGACCAGCACCGTGCAGGTGGGGCTGCCGGGCAGCAGCGGGACGACCTGGTCGGCGGTGGCGGCGTTGTCCAGCACGATGAGCATCCGTCGCCCGGCGACCAGGCTGCGGTACAGCGCGGTCTGCGTGGCCAGCTCCGGCGGGAGTCCGCCGGGGTCGACGCCGAGGGCGTCGAGGAAACCGCGCACCGCGTCACCCGGTTCGACCGGTCTCCCGGTGGGGCTGAACCCGCGCAGGTCGACGAACAGCTGCCCGTCGGGGAACCGGTGCAGGTTGCGGTGCGCCCAGGCCAGGGCCAGCCAGGTCTTGCCGACCCCGCCCGTCCCGCCGATGGCCGAGATCATCACCGCCGTGCCCACCGCAGGGTCGACCGGGACCGTTCCCGCCGCGATCGCGTCCCGACTACCGGGTACGGCGGTCAGGACACGGTCCAGCTCGGCCGACTCCGCCACCCGCCCGGCGAACACCACCGGCGCGGCGGGCAGTTGACGCGGCACCACCGGCGCGGGCGGAGGTGCCGCGTGCAGGTGCACGTCACCGTGCATCACACCGGCCTGCACCACCGCACCCGCGGCGCCCGACACCGTGTTGCGCACCTCCGGCTCGCCTCCCCGGCCGCGGCCCGCGGCCTCGGGGTCCTCGGGCTGTTCAGGTTCGGGTGTCACCAACCCGGACACCTCCCCGACCCGGACCCATCGGACAGGTCCCCAGGAGTCCGCCTACTTCGCGGAGTACGGGGATGGGTGTCCGTTGTGGATGGTCGTCGAGTCCGATCATCGTTGGGGCGCAGGGCTTCGCGGCTTGTGACGGTGATCAGGCCGAGTCGGCGGTCGGCCGGTGAGTCGGTCGGGCAGGTTGTGTTCCCGGAGCCGGTGATCACGACGGCGCCCGTGCTGGCGGAGGGGGAGAGGCCGTTCATCGGGCCCTGGCGCGGGTCGACCGCCACGGTGACCGGCGGCTGGGCGGGTACCGGCGCCCTGGTGGAACGTGTTCGTGACAACCGACCTCCCGCCATGCCGCTCAGACACCCACCCGGTCAGGATCGTGGAATCGCGTCCGGTGCCACCACCGCCGACCGGGTGTCGTGATCACCGTGCTGGTCCACTCGGCCACCTGCGGACAGCCTTGCCGGACACGGAGCGCGGGCGGTATCGACCTCGCAGACATGGCCGCCCGCTGCACTGCGCGATCACCTGGGTCTACCTCGCACGACGCTGACCCCGCCACTGGTGGGCGGTGGGCGATGGGGCCTTGCCCTGGGGATCTCAGTCCTCCGATTCGCCCCATGCCTCCGGGCTGTCGAAGACCATCGGGTTGCTCACGAGGGTGGACAGGAAGTCGGTGACCATTGGGACGTCCCGGCTGGCCAGCCGTATCAGCGCTATGGGGGACCGGCGATCCGGCCCGCGACCTCGGTGAACGGCCGCAGTCGACGTCGTCCGTCGGCGCGGGGGCGTGGCTAGCAGACCAGGCCGAGCCAGTCGGCGTAGGAGACGAGGTCGGGGTTGGCTCGGCGCAGATCCGCGCCGCCGCGACCCTGCTGCACCGTCACGCCGAACACCCCGACCTCGTGGAACCTCTTCGCGGCCACATCCAACCGGTGATCCACACGGTTCTCAGGTAGGCCGAGCCTGGCTGCTCGCGGCCGTTGTGTCTGGCCACGCGATCCTCGGGGGAGTCGCTGCGGCACTCGCCTCCTGCTGGCCCGGCATGCTCTGCCCGATGCGTTCCAACGCATAGAACCCGGCCAGCCGGACCGCGGCTTTGTCCGATCCCAGTTGGTCG
This window contains:
- a CDS encoding histidine phosphatase family protein → MPDLTPPTAANRYAPVLWMRHGTSIDGEQRPHAHARPDTPLSDHGRDEALAAADRLRMVNPVLIVSSPLPRARTTAELLAHALAVPLLPALEVLREWQAPDCVLGLGPEQYPPRYTAWKTNRHRRIGTALPGGESLEDLHTRARAARDTADLLADGVTGLGGPVVIVSHQLLIGAVAALTTCAPAGEPTVAAVFAAATRFRLDPASWWVPG
- a CDS encoding NUDIX domain-containing protein, coding for MSTSPIVRRSARALLLDDQQRLVLIKRTKQGQSPYWTSPGGGIDDADATAEAALERELAEELGATAAVGGRVLLISSPTSGGVSVQEVFIARLRTLDEAARTGEEWTDGRRGGYEVVHVPIHQVDTIDLKPAVLRGFVLDNVDALVAEATDLA
- a CDS encoding sigma-70 family RNA polymerase sigma factor, producing the protein MIESSVTNPDDEDEDADGPPATSGGERLPLKEFFELYQPKIRNYIAKKAPREALTDIESNIWLGVHRSYDQTVHKNWNNYIWGIVDNKIVDWLRARDSSRKLLEAIKLKTVEEFAEQPDICDQDEYIRRHRALPEGLSKLTEPQRTAIDLRFVKGLTWKDVANHMGIRVKSVQGHVDRALVKLRKHMSEVGLTTPAASPTTLKEDK
- a CDS encoding NUDIX domain-containing protein, which translates into the protein MAPPLRVAARVIALDPAGRVLLVHYPEHGGFWATPGGRVEDGEDHRTGARRELVEELGIDDARINLRDQVAERSQEHEIGDQVVRQVERYFLAEFGAENINPAQANQPDTISAVRWWTLSELADTTETVYPLGLVDLVTNIQTMGIPSSPVVLR
- a CDS encoding tetratricopeptide repeat protein is translated as MTPEPEQPEDPEAAGRGRGGEPEVRNTVSGAAGAVVQAGVMHGDVHLHAAPPPAPVVPRQLPAAPVVFAGRVAESAELDRVLTAVPGSRDAIAAGTVPVDPAVGTAVMISAIGGTGGVGKTWLALAWAHRNLHRFPDGQLFVDLRGFSPTGRPVEPGDAVRGFLDALGVDPGGLPPELATQTALYRSLVAGRRMLIVLDNAATADQVVPLLPGSPTCTVLVTGRTTLPSLIDRHGARHLQLDVLTHDEARVLLAARLGDERVAAEPGATAELIGLCGRHPLALTITARHAATRPTIPLVEFATELRDLGLEMLDHDDPDASLPTVLSWSLRHLTEPQRRVFALLGITPGPDTDLSAVTSLTGLPPPQTRKILRVLEEHSLLDRHPHGRYAMHDLVRAYAVAYAHDTLPEPARTAALERVTDFYLHTASAADRLLDPHGTPTPLDPSAPGTRPHPLSDHAAALAWFDTHHSHLLAVQRTAALHHRHQIVWNLARTLGTLHWRRGHRHDDLAVWQAATDAADHLPSPATRSYAHQRLGHAHAVLGGHEQAITHLRQALALAELHQDLERQAHIHHTFAQVWELRGDNGQALVHAHHALDLFRVLGQPGRVAITLNQVGWFAACLGDYDTARTHCQAALSLHRSHHNLNGQAATLDSLAFVEHHTGHHLQAVDHYRQALTLFRTLGHTAAAADVLDSLGRPHAALGHHAQTGEVWREALELYRQLGRTTDADRVQRQLDDLDPEQTSIRPS